The region CTGTAGCCAACCGATAACTCTACAAGCTCAATGCCTTCCATTACTTGCCGTTTATCACCTGGTCTATGGGCTTAAAGCCGATGTAGATGTACCCTTTACCGCCGCTGTTGGGAGGCATGTAGATGATAGAGGGCGTTGCCCTTACGCCGTTCTTGGCAAGCTGCTCCCTCAGCTGGGTGAAGAACTCCTCAAGCTTCTCCCTCCCTGGAACCTTAGCCTCTTCTTTCTTTATACGCTCCTCCATCTTCTTTGCGTAAACCATAAAGCTCCCGTTGCCCATTCTGTACAGCTCCTTAAGGGCCCCGGCAGCTCCCTCTTTCCTCGCCATCTGGGTGTAGACAACAAGCCCCTTTATCGAGTTCTCACCGTGGATGGGGAAGGGAATCAGGTGAATCTCTACGCCGTTTTTCTTGGCCAGCTCCTCTATCTGGTTGAAGTGTTCGTAGCAGAAGGGGCAGAAGATATCCCAAACTATGTAAACCTTCTTATCCCCCTTGCCCACAACGTGGGGAACGTTGTGCTCGGTGAGGGCTTTATCTACCTGCTTAACCCAGGAGAGGTCAACCTTCAGGGGCTTCTCGGCGTTCTTCGGCCTTAAAGGCGTCAGGTGAACAACGTCCCCTTCCCGCCTGACTTTGAATATCTCCAGCGTCAGGTACTTGCCGTCGGGGGTCATGAAGATGTAGCGCTTAATCTCCCTGTGGCGCCTCTTGTCTATCATCGTAACTTCGTAGGTTTTAAAGCCGGGCACCTTTACGGCCTCTGTGGGCTCTATCTTCTCAACCTCTATTCCTTTAACCTTCAGCGGGTTGAGAAGGGCCTTTATTATCTTCTCCTCGGTTGTTAAGCTCTTCTGGGGCTGAGCCTTTGTGTTTTCGGTTGCCATGCCGCAAGAGCTGATGAGCAGCAGCGACAACACAGAGGCGATTAGGGTTCTCATTTTTTCCTCCGAAAGATTGTGGTTTGGGCGGGGGTAAATTGAAAAAGGGGGGCTCGCGCCCCCCTTGTTGTTTTTATAGTTCTCCTCTGAGCTGACGGATACGGGCCTGCGCGGCTGCAAGCCTTGCTATCGGCACCCTGAAGGGAGACGGGCTTACGTACTTAACGCCGACCTTCTGGAAGAAGTTGATAGAGCGCGGGTCTCCGCCGTGCTCGCCGCAGATTCCGGTTTTTATGCC is a window of Thermovibrio ammonificans HB-1 DNA encoding:
- a CDS encoding DsbA family protein, with product MRTLIASVLSLLLISSCGMATENTKAQPQKSLTTEEKIIKALLNPLKVKGIEVEKIEPTEAVKVPGFKTYEVTMIDKRRHREIKRYIFMTPDGKYLTLEIFKVRREGDVVHLTPLRPKNAEKPLKVDLSWVKQVDKALTEHNVPHVVGKGDKKVYIVWDIFCPFCYEHFNQIEELAKKNGVEIHLIPFPIHGENSIKGLVVYTQMARKEGAAGALKELYRMGNGSFMVYAKKMEERIKKEEAKVPGREKLEEFFTQLREQLAKNGVRATPSIIYMPPNSGGKGYIYIGFKPIDQVINGK